One stretch of Rhodoferax lithotrophicus DNA includes these proteins:
- a CDS encoding hemolysin family protein, whose protein sequence is MEFLLIVFLTLLNGVFAMSELALAASRKSRLNAMADEGDKGAQAALSLLDNPNQFLSTVQVGITSIGMLNGIVGEAAFSAGLTAWFESFGVAEKAASISATALVVTLITFTTIIFGELVPKRIGQLYPEVVSRVVARPMVWLAKVAGPFVKLLSGSTATVLKLMRIDTNAARAMTEEEISASLEEGVDAGVIEEHEHQMVQNVFGLDDRPLTSLMVPRAEVAWLDASTTVAQVLQKVGADGALHAHSWYPVCRGSLDDVVGKISLAHLLELGAHAPGILEDVVSPVVFVPETLSGMELLEQFRAKVGRLVLVVDEYGVVQGLLTPHDLLEAITGELQPSAKTEAWAVQRDDGSWLLDGMMPVSELKARLDLEELPLEERGRYNTVAGLLMAVSGHLPVTAEKINCEGWCFEVVDLDGRRVDKVLASRLADTSLTGES, encoded by the coding sequence TGCCATGGCAGACGAAGGTGATAAAGGGGCGCAGGCAGCGCTGTCATTGCTGGATAACCCGAACCAATTTTTGTCAACGGTGCAGGTGGGTATCACCTCCATCGGCATGCTGAACGGTATTGTGGGAGAGGCTGCATTCAGCGCTGGTTTGACGGCCTGGTTTGAATCCTTTGGGGTCGCAGAAAAAGCGGCTTCCATTTCCGCCACAGCGCTGGTGGTGACCTTGATCACTTTCACGACCATCATTTTTGGTGAGTTGGTGCCCAAGCGCATTGGTCAGCTGTACCCTGAAGTCGTCTCACGTGTGGTGGCTCGTCCCATGGTGTGGTTGGCCAAGGTTGCGGGACCGTTTGTGAAACTGCTTTCTGGTTCAACGGCAACGGTGTTAAAGCTGATGCGTATTGATACCAATGCAGCGCGAGCCATGACCGAAGAGGAAATCAGTGCCAGCCTCGAAGAAGGGGTTGATGCGGGTGTCATTGAAGAACATGAGCATCAAATGGTGCAGAACGTGTTTGGCCTGGATGATCGGCCTTTGACTTCATTGATGGTGCCACGTGCCGAGGTGGCTTGGCTCGATGCCAGCACCACGGTGGCGCAAGTTTTGCAGAAGGTGGGGGCTGATGGTGCCTTGCATGCTCATTCATGGTATCCGGTGTGTCGTGGTTCACTTGATGACGTGGTGGGGAAAATCAGTCTGGCGCATTTGTTGGAACTGGGGGCTCATGCTCCGGGCATTCTGGAGGATGTTGTCAGTCCGGTGGTGTTTGTGCCAGAAACCTTGAGTGGTATGGAGTTGCTGGAGCAGTTTCGAGCCAAAGTGGGCCGCTTGGTGCTGGTGGTGGATGAATATGGCGTGGTGCAAGGCTTGCTTACGCCGCATGATTTGCTGGAAGCCATCACGGGGGAATTGCAGCCCAGTGCCAAAACCGAAGCTTGGGCGGTGCAGCGTGATGACGGTAGCTGGTTGCTGGATGGCATGATGCCGGTGAGCGAGCTCAAGGCCAGGCTTGATCTGGAGGAGCTCCCGCTGGAGGAGCGGGGTCGTTACAACACCGTCGCAGGACTGCTCATGGCCGTCAGTGGTCACTTGCCGGTTACGGCTGAAAAAATCAACTGTGAAGGTTGGTGTTTTGAGGTGGTTGACCTGGATGGCCGACGGGTTGACAAAGTGTTGGCAAGTCGCTTGGCCGATACGTCGCTGACGGGCGAATCCTGA
- a CDS encoding YdcF family protein: protein MFIAAKFLAFLTQPLAWVAVLILASMSCSRRWPQLATRLGGFALALLLALGWEPLPDALLRQLESQYPALPNTSSLDAYAGVVVLGGALEASYVWTIPGQSALNDAAERMTEVLPLLRRQPQLRVLFTGGEGELFANTLTEAERARQFFTSQGIDPGKMLYESTSRTTYENALFSKSVPGVDNTRPWLLLTSAWHMPRSMATFKNLGWNVTAYPVDFRTGNSTPLSQYSMDHGVTKWRIALHELIGLLAYRLSGRS, encoded by the coding sequence ATGTTTATCGCTGCCAAATTTCTTGCTTTTCTGACCCAACCCCTGGCCTGGGTGGCCGTACTGATCCTGGCCTCCATGTCGTGTAGTCGACGCTGGCCCCAACTGGCCACCAGGCTGGGCGGGTTTGCCCTGGCCTTGCTGTTGGCCCTAGGCTGGGAGCCGCTGCCTGATGCCCTATTGCGTCAACTTGAATCGCAATATCCAGCGCTGCCAAACACCAGTTCACTGGATGCCTACGCGGGCGTGGTGGTGCTCGGTGGTGCGCTTGAGGCCAGCTATGTTTGGACAATACCAGGGCAAAGTGCCCTCAATGATGCAGCCGAACGCATGACCGAAGTGCTGCCCTTGCTGCGTCGTCAACCCCAGCTTCGGGTGTTATTCACTGGCGGCGAAGGCGAACTTTTTGCGAACACCCTGACTGAGGCCGAACGTGCCAGACAGTTTTTCACAAGTCAAGGTATTGACCCCGGAAAAATGCTGTACGAATCCACTTCACGCACAACCTATGAAAATGCACTATTCAGCAAATCCGTGCCTGGTGTGGATAACACACGTCCCTGGTTGTTACTGACGTCGGCTTGGCACATGCCACGCTCCATGGCTACGTTCAAAAATCTGGGCTGGAACGTGACCGCCTACCCGGTGGACTTTCGTACAGGAAACAGCACGCCTTTGAGCCAGTACAGCATGGACCATGGCGTTACAAAATGGAGGATTGCGCTACACGAACTCATTGGGTTACTGGCCTATCGACTCTCCGGGCGCAGTTAA